The region ctacttcctctcccTGCATCCCCTTCCTCTCCCCACTGTAGGTCAATGTGATAAACACCATTGCAATCGTACGTGTTGGAGTCGTGAGCCAGTACACCGCCACCACCTCGTTGGTCATGTCATGTGGGACAACCTCGGCTACGGTGTGGGGACATCATCGACTTCAATGGCGTCTCCTTGACACGTTGGTGGTGCTACGAGCTCGGCCACGTCTCATCGGCCAGATGTTTTTGGCTTTGAACCGAGACAATCACGACTTTGGCACTACAAGCTTCCACACTTACGACTCCTTGACTCCATGCGCAATGACGATCCAGAGGCGATGCGCGGCAACACCGACAACACCGACAACATGCATGGGTTGAGTGGACTAGGCTTGCGAGCCTCACCACTATTTTGTAATTAATTGTGGAAAATAATAAATGTGTAACTGAAATTCCAATTGGTTTCTTTATGAGAAAATATGATTAGGGGTTCTTATATTTACTAGTAGCATCTGTCGTACACATGTTGGTGCATAGAAATAAGCACGTATCAAGTTAAACCCCTCACATGTCTATATGCTCTATAACATAATTAATTGATAATTCATATACACATTATGTCCATGAATTCAAGCATCCAATAACATGCAATTCTAACCCATAAGGATCCCGGGCAACTTCGCACCAGGGGGCTCCCCCAATTTGGAGCTTCGTTGGCCGTTGGATCCTGGTGAAATTGTTCTTTAGTCATCTCGTCCGTTCGATTTTCGTTGATTGTTTTCACTGTGTGGTTGTTTTCCTCGATCAATGACTGGTGGCCTCGTCCCATGTGCACGTTGGCTGGCTGAAACATTCACGGGTGCGAAGAAGCCTATCCTTGCGCGCCACAGGTCTCGCTGCCGGCATGGGCATGCGGTGATGCCCATTGGGCACAACCCCCACAAACCCTAGCCTCAGCCTCAGTCCAAGACGGCATCCTCCNNNNNNNNNNNNNNNNNNNNNNNNNNNNNNNNNNNNNNNNNNNNNNNNNNNNNNNNNNNNNNNNNNNNNNNNNNNNNNNNNNNNNNNNNNNNNNNNNNNNNNNNNNNNNNNNNNNNNNNNNNNNNNNNNNNNNNNNNNNNNNNNNNNNNNNNNNNNNNNNNNNNNNNNNNNNNNNNNNNNNNNNNNNNNNNNNNNNNNNNNNNNNNNNNNNNNNNNNNNNNNNNNNNNNNNNNNNNNNNNNNNNNNNNNNNNNNNNNNNNNNNNNNNNNNNNNNNNNNNNNNNNNNNNNNNNNNNNNNNNNNNNNNNNNNNNNNNNNNNNNNNNNNNNNNNNNNNNNNNNNNNNNNNNNNNNNNNNNNNNNNNNNNNNNNNNNNNNNNNNNNNNNNNNNNNNNNNNNNNNNNNNNNNCGCACCCATTTTTTCACCTCCCAACATGATATTTTGTGATTAGCATTGGATGACTCACTCCCACATCATATCGGCGGACCACGTTGTGACATAAAAAGCGGACATATATCAGAGATATTTGCGGGTCAcagcgttggagatgctcttatgtcgGGAGAGTAGTCCCGGTGTAATTTTGTTGTGAACCTTTGTTTTCTTCTCCTTAGTTAATGAATGAGTGACTCTTTTGTCTCTATATTTCAAAGACATAAAATCCAAGTGAGAGATAGCTTGATCCCACAAGTGGGGGTTACTGCAGCAACTTGCGTTTAACTACTAGTGTTTAAGACCCGCAAAGTAGATTAACTTCATGAGGCCGACACCTTTAAGCACGCAGCAACAGGAGCTAGTAGTACAAAAGCAAGGAATAAATCATGTCGTGTCCTGATGATCGAGGCTTTTTAGCAATCCTCCTCCTTATCTTAATTATTCCCCCTTTTCCTGTTCAAAATGTGCGTCTTAACACGAATATATCGTAGAAGTGATACGTGTCAAACTCCCGTCAAGTTTCTTTCCTGATTATATGATTAGTGATAGATTTTGTTTCGGTTGTAGGGTTTAATTGATTGTTTTGGTTACATGAATCTTAATGATTGTTAGATTTGTTTTTTATTCAAAAAGGTAACCAGTTGTTGATCCACAatgcaagaacacaagcatacacatgTAATAGCATTGCACCAAACAAACATTGATGTGCAATTTTCTAAAAAAAGGTGAAAACAATTCTTGTAAGGTTGGCATTCAGAATTCAAGAATACAAAACTAGGTTGGCATTCAGAGTTCAAGAATACAAAACTAGCTTATGAATAGTAGGTTTTCACGCATCAATTAAGTGATGGTTTTGCTCAAAAAGTATTATTAAGTGACAGTTTCAAACTAAAACCATGTAAgttattttcgaacggagggagtacaatacacTATTGGCTCTGTAATAAATTATTAAGGTTATGTTGTGTACTCATGGATGTGTATGCCGGCGTAACTAAGTTCAATCAGACAAACAAACTCAATGCTGACCTTGCACTAACTTATTCTGAAATCCACATCTGAACTGAGGATAGGTTCGGATATATCAACATAACAAACAGCGAAATATATACACGACGAAAATTGCCCAAGATAGGCACACTATGCCTGAGGCTTGGGCACATTATTACAGCAGTGCTGAGCAACACTGTTTGAACAAAAATTAACTTATCACGCCAATACCATCACACTTCCCCGTTGCGAGGCTGCGAGAGCACGACAGATGCGCACACGCACAAGCATGGACGCCGCCGGTACGCCTCTTCAGCCCTTGCAAGCGAACAGGCCGGTGCACACCTCGTGGAAGGCGTCGAGGATGGCGGCGCGGTGCTCGCGCGCGTTCACGGACACGTAGCAGTTGAGCAGCGCCCGCAGCTCCGCGGGCTCGGCCATCCGCTTCGCCGCGATCACCTCCGCGATGGACCGGCGGAACTCCTCCCGGGGCTCGTAAGTCCTCCTGTCCACGGCCACCAGCACGACGCACGGCTTCCTCTCCCTGGGCCTGGGCGCGCTCTTCTcgtagcagccgccgccgccgccgctggcgcAGGAGCAGACGCACGGCCAGCGACGGCGCTGATCAGCGAGCTCCGTCCCGCGGCGCGTCGCCGACGACCGGCCGTCGGCGGAGGCGGCGTCGACCATGGAGTGCAGCCTCGCCTGGACCATGCCGTGGGCGATGTCCGACATGCGGCCGCACGTCGTGTCCGGCGCGTCCAGGGACGAGCAGGACGCCGAGGAGGACACGCTGAGCCGCGA is a window of Triticum dicoccoides isolate Atlit2015 ecotype Zavitan chromosome 2B, WEW_v2.0, whole genome shotgun sequence DNA encoding:
- the LOC119367881 gene encoding probable transcription repressor OFP9: MHFFSGRSKLRQKNGGGKNQADASAAPKAKHKDGRCRALCCGASRLSVSSSASCSSLDAPDTTCGRMSDIAHGMVQARLHSMVDAASADGRSSATRRGTELADQRRRWPCVCSCASGGGGGCYEKSAPRPRERKPCVVLVAVDRRTYEPREEFRRSIAEVIAAKRMAEPAELRALLNCYVSVNAREHRAAILDAFHEVCTGLFACKG